Proteins from a genomic interval of Thunnus thynnus chromosome 5, fThuThy2.1, whole genome shotgun sequence:
- the utp4 gene encoding U3 small nucleolar RNA-associated protein 4 homolog, with the protein MGEFKVHRVRFFDYMPSAIRAMALSSRSERLALARADGALEIFNFADNYFQEKLIPGQDGRAVEALCWVGQRLFSAGLNGEITEYDLENLRPKYSVEAYGGPIWTISSNSQGTLLAAGCEDGTVKMFEILEERIQFQRNLDRQKGRIISLSWHPSGTLIAAGMMDMIRIFDAETGHATHRLLVERGIGASKSREVVVWSVVFLSDHTIVSGDSAGKVQMWDGLTGTLVRTHLVTKWDVLALAVSQDGSSLVAGTSEGTVVQFQFISSIVGQQDKEWVRTRTFKNHSHDVRALAHTETAVVSGGMDTQLVVRPLLDKVEKNTQESALRKIAFPHRSLVCCAKKAGLLLFQFPDHLELWRLGESEGHGKPGDSLPVKRKPEKLIQLKRKGEDHICCSALSPCGGWLAYATVSSVRLYRLQFNNNNISITKVSKLPKILHSAHRLCFSSDSSKLFASSSHSSVIVVALSQSECKYLHTLKPKSGSRQPVHLLFASEDGKWLATANTDCEIHVYNLHKLKLHCTVPVYSSCPTAIAIHPTTSNLVMVHADQQIFEFSLVQKEYTEWSRKLQKQGLHPLWVERDTPVTHVTFNPKNPAHIILHDMFMFCILDQSLPLPEAKTLLYNQMTLRSLPEPERIKHNHAFKICKNFQHLMCVSLLEDHSLVVVERPLLEIMSQLPAAVRQKKFAT; encoded by the exons ATGGGCGAGTTCAAGGTGCACCGGGTTCGGTTCTTCGACTACATGCCCAGTGCTATCCGGGCCATGGCGCTCAGCAGCCGCAGTGAGCGGCTGGCTCTGGCCCGGGCTGACGGAGCTCTGGAGATCTTCAACTTCGCTGACAACTACTTCCAAGAAAAG CTGATACCAGGACAGGACGGCAGGGCTGTTGAGGCTCTGTGCTGGGTGGGTCAACGGCTCTTCAGTGCTGGTTTGAACGGAGAGATCACAGAGTATGACCTGGAGAACCTGAGGCCCAAGTACAGTGTGGAGGCCTATGGAGGACCAATCTGGACTATCAGTAGCAACAGCCAGGGGACACTGCTAGCG GCTGGTTGTGAGGATGGGACGGTGAAGATGTTTGAAATACTGGAAGAGAGGATTCAGTTTCAAAGGAACCTCGACAGGCAGAAAG GTCGTATCATATCTCTGTCCTGGCATCCCTCTGGCACATTGATAGCTGCTGGCATGATGGACATGATCAGAATCTTTGATGCTGAGACAG GTCACGCCACACACAGACTGCTGGTGGAGAGGGGCATCGGAGCGTCTAAGAGCAGAGAGGTGGTGGTGTGGAGCGTTGTCTTCCTGTCTGACCACACCATTGTCAGCGGTGATTCTGCAGGAAAGGTCCAGATGTGGGATGGACTCACAGGAACGCTGGTCCGAACTCACCTGGTCACCAAATGGGACGTGCTGGCTTTGGCTGTTTCACAG GACGGGAGCAGTCTGGTAGCTGGGACATCAGAGGGTACTGTGGTCCAATTCCAGTTCATCTCCTCCATTGTGGGCCAGCAGGACAAGGAATGGGTCCGAACCAGGACCTTTAAAAATCACTCACATGATGTGAGGGCGCTCGCCCACACCGAGACCGCTGTGGTTTCTGGAG GTATGGACACCCAGCTGGTAGTGCGACCACTGCTGGACAAGGTAGAGAAGAACACTCAGGAGTCAGCCCTACGCAAAATAGCGTTCCCACAT AGGAGTCTGGTTTGTTGTGCAAAGAAAGCAGGACTGCTGCTCTTCCAGTTCCCTGATCATTTAGAGCTGTGGAGACTAGGGGAGAGTGAAGGGCACg GAAAGCCTGGTGACAGTCTACCTGTAAAGAGGAAACCAGAGAAACTGATCCAGCTGAAGAGGAAG GGAGAAGATCACATCTGCTGCAGTGCTTTGTCTCCATGTGGAGGCTGGTTGGCTTACGCTACCGTCTCCAGCGTCCGTCTCTACAGGTTAcagttcaacaacaacaacatcagcatCACAAAG gTGTCCAAACTACCCAAGATCCTTCACTCAGCCCACCGGCTCTGCTTCTCCTCTGACTCCTCCAAACTTTTTGCTTCCTCCAGCCATTCTTCAGTCATTGTTGTTGCCCTCAGCCAGTCAGAGTGCAAATACCTCCACACCCTCAAACCAAAGTCAG GCTCCAGACAGCCAGTCCACCTGCTGTTTGCCAGTGAGGATGGTAAGTGGCTGGCTACAGCCAACACCGACTGTGAGATCCACGTCTACAACCTTCACAAGCTAAAG CTTCACTGTACAGTTCCAGTGTACAGCTCCTGTCCCACTGCcatagccatccacccaacaaCCAGCAACCTCGTCATGGTGCACGCTGACCAGCAG ATCTTTGAGTTCTCCCTGGTGCAGAAGGAGTACACAGAGTGGAGTCGAAAGCTGCAGAAACAAGGACTGCACCCTCTATGGGTGGAGAGGGACACACCCGTCACCCATGTCACCTTCAATCCTAAAAACCCAGCTCACATCATTTTGCACgacatgttcatgttctgcATCCTTGACCAGAGTCTG CCCCTCCCTGAAGCAAAGACTCTGCTCTACAATCAGATGACACTGAGGAGTCTTCCTGAGCCAGAGAGGATCAAACACAACCACGCCTTCAAGATATGCAAGAACTTCCAG CACCtcatgtgtgtgagtttactGGAGGACCATTCTCTGGTTGTGGTGGAGCGCCCCCTGCTGGAAATTATGtctcagctgcctgctgctgtccGACAGAAGAAGTTTGCCACATAA
- the il17c gene encoding interleukin-17C yields the protein MMDMKQILFFALLLVPVYTCKSRCYNETELDDAAGRKLSKHYPQPPLPLRRATPGSSPSCPVELYRQQAQELISDRSLSPWRHVLKTNTARYPSTYVEAECLCPGCIVFKDNAPVESQNFNSVPIVQSRVFLEKVRCENKENTNTTYRLKPIRVDVAVGCTCVRARTSS from the exons ATGATGGACATGAAACAG ATTCTCTTCTTCGCGCTTCTTCTCGTGCCCGTGTATACGTGCAAGAGCAGGTGCTATAACGAGACCGAGCTGGACGATGCAGCAGGGAGGAAGCTGAGTAAGCACTACCCGCAGCCCCCGTTGCCTTTACGCCGGGCCACACCTGGCTCATCTCCGTCCTGCCCGGTAGAGCTCTACCGTCAGCAGGCGCAGGAGCTCATCAGCGACAGGTCCCTGTCACCATGGAGACACGT ACTTAAAACCAACACGGCTCGCTACCCTTCCACCTATGTCGAGGCCGAGTGCCTGTGCCCAGGATGCATCGTGTTCAAGGACAATGCCCCAGTGGAGAGCCAGAACTTCAACTCAGTCCCCATAGTGCAGAGCAGGGTGTTTCTCGAGAAGGTGCGCTGTGAGAACAaggaaaatacaaatacaacataCCGCCTGAAGCCCATCAGAGTAGATGTAGCAGTGGGCTGTACCTGCGTCAGAGCCAGAACCTCCTCCTAG